Part of the Lampris incognitus isolate fLamInc1 chromosome 1, fLamInc1.hap2, whole genome shotgun sequence genome is shown below.
CTACAGTGTGAAACGTGGCTGTCCTATCCATCCGTCAGTTTGAATAATCGACTATCCGTTTCTGTGGAGTAGCTCTTCTCTTGTGTCATGTATGTGTTTCTCTTATCAGTTGGGCTCTCTGCCGTCTCTCCGCTTTCAGAAACAAAAATCTTTGTTTACCAACCAGGAATGCCGCGACAGTTGCCATGGAAACTACACAACCCGGCAGCGGCGAGCGAGGAGAGCAAAGCGTATTCCCAAAGTGTACACGTCCATTAAAACACTCGTCACATTTCTCAGTAACACGGGTTTGGCTGAGAATATCAAAATCATGGTTTATttctttattattgttttttgttgttgttttttgttcacAAAACACAAGGAGGTATAAAAGAGATTTTGCAGTTTTGCCAATTTTTGCTTGCATTGACCCACAACAGCGTACCAAGAACAAATTGCCCACAACAATACAGTAAATAGTGACACATTATAGTTAGGCAATAACAACAATCTGTTTTTACTTGTTTTTATAATTTCTCTTGCACATAGCTGCATCTGTATGTGTTAAATCACCTCTATATGTCCACTGGTGTCAGTGTCTCAGGCACTGATCTGAAGCTAGTATGCCTGACATTTCATTGGTAAGCGTTGACTGATTCTGTGCAGTCATTCTATATCTCAGCAATGACGGGCAGCATGCAGGCACGAACACGTGCCTCTCTCCATGCTGACTTGCAGTCAGAGATCCACTGAGAGACCAGCGAGTGCTTGACTGtgctaccctctctctctcccgccatGTCTCTGTCTTCTGGGCTTCGTCCAGAAGACAGAGACATGGCGTTATACTTGGATGAGTGGTGCTTTGGAGAGTGGTTACAATGGGTAGCGTAAGTGCTGGTGTGCAACTCGGGGCAGCTGCTCTTGCGGCGGCGTGGGAGATCTGGACTAGCAGCAAAGGGGACACTGTGTGCCCGGGAGCGAGGTTGGCCCTCCCACATGTCCCTGTATCTCCTCATCACCATCCCCTCAGAAAGTCCCCTCCTCTCACCCCCTGATTGACAAGTAGAGAGGTCAGAGTTGCCATGCCATCCATAGAGATACTCAAGAGGGTCAGAGTTGCCATAGCAGCCAGGCAAAGGTTCATCATTCAAGTTCTTCCTGTCACCCTGGAGCACGTTCATGTCATGAGCCTTCCCTCTGTGGTGGAGTTCAAAGGTCGCGGATGTGCTCCCAGTGAGCGGAGGTAGccgcagtcgtgggtgaagagaaCCCAGTGGGTGTGCACTGTTGTTGTCAGAGGAAGCATCTTGGGTGGGAAAAGTGGGGTGGGCCAGGTGGCAGATGGAGAGGAGGTAATCCTCAGCAGAAAGCACTGGGCTATGGGAAGAGGAGTTGAACGTGTTATCTTGGTTCATATCCCTCACCATCTCTTCGGTGCCCTCTCGGATGGTCGGCAGTGGGAGTTCCCTTTTAGACAACAGTCTGGACCGGGGACGCATGGCTGGAGAAGAGAGAATGAGACGGGACACTGATGTTAGATAGTGAGGGGTAGTAATGTGACTGAATGTGCCATTTGTTCGATTCAAAAGATGCAGATTTGTTTTGACAAGGTGGAGCCTTTGCAGCTCTGAATGAAAGCATTCAAATTTAACTCTTGTCTACAAATCAATACATTTTTACATCCTCacccatccaaaaaaaaacaaaacaattaatgATTCCAAAGAAATTTGCAGATTATCATTTGAAATGAAAATTTGAGATTTTATAAATGTGCAGTGTGTCCAGTGTGAGAACAAAGCAACATTTTAAAAAGAGAGACGTTGGGTCTCGTGCATTTTTAATGTTAGATTATTGATTGATTAATACATTTCCTGTATTGAATGAGTCAGTTCAGAGAGACCACATTTGTGTGGCATATTAAAAATACATTAATCCGTAcagttctttttaaaaaaaaaaacagagctgTTTGTTTAGCCCGAAATCAAAACTGCTTTAATATGACAACTGTACCATTTTCTCCCTTTTGCATGCTGTAAACCATTTCAGACATGCTATCCTCTGCTTATTTTAACGGGGCAAAGGGCAATAGACCAAAGCACAAACAAACCCCAAGCAGCAAGCAGTAAGTCAACATAAATAGAGAGGTATTCTAAATAAGTCCTAAATAAAGTGAATCAGCTGAATGTGTGAGCCTATATTTTTTTATGTAACCCGTATTGTTACAACCCTGAGTGCAGCCCGCAGTGTATTTCAGTCTCAACCTCAATGCCAAAAATAGTCCCAGCCAAACCAAAAAGCCAACCTCTCCCAGTTTCTTCCAAGGTGTAGCCACTGCTAAATTTAGAACCACACCTTTGGTATACATCCACTAAAATGGTACCAGGGCAACTGCTCATCGGTATCGCCAGTTAAAAGGCACTCTATATAATTTTTCAATCCTGCACTCTCAATATCAAAAATTATACATATTTCTTTTCTGTACAGTTTGCTTTGATACGCACCTGCTCTCAGCTCTTTGTCCAAGCCAATTTGGCTTTGCTTCTCCTCCCCGTTATTGCAGATGCAGATGTTAATCGTTGCCAGCTGTTTATGTATCTAAGTATTGATGTTATTTATGTTTGTAATTCTTCGGCCGTGGGTGATGCTTCTCATCAAGTGTGCTCTGTAGCGTCTACTGTCTCtgtccagaggcagtggtagAATGCAGATTTATTTTCGCTTTGCGTCcccccactccctctctctctctctctctctctctctctctctctctctctctctctctctctctctctctctctctctctctctctctctctctctctctctctctctctttccctcttcctaGTTTGCTCTCGTTTTGCCCTCCTTCCCTGgttctaaaaatagacacaccATCCATTTCCTCAGCCAGAGCACTGTCATTGGCTGattgtagacagagagagagagagaaacagaggcagagagaaacagaaagacagagacagacagacacgaaagGAAGATAGAAAGATGAAGTACACTgaacagccaaaacattaaaaccacctgcctaatattgtgtaggtccccctcgtgccgccaaaaaatctctgacccgtcgaggcatgtactccataagacctctgaaggtgtcctctggtatctggcaccaagactttagcagcagatcctttaagttctctaagttgtgaggtggggcctccatggattggacttgttttccagc
Proteins encoded:
- the si:dkeyp-72g9.4 gene encoding uncharacterized protein si:dkeyp-72g9.4, encoding MDRSAMPAMRPRSRLLSKRELPLPTIREGTEEMVRDMNQDNTFNSSSHSPVLSAEDYLLSICHLAHPTFPTQDASSDNNSAHPLGSLHPRLRLPPLTGSTSATFELHHRGKAHDMNVLQGDRKNLNDEPLPGCYGNSDPLEYLYGWHGNSDLSTCQSGGERRGLSEGMVMRRYRDMWEGQPRSRAHSVPFAASPDLPRRRKSSCPELHTSTYATHCNHSPKHHSSKYNAMSLSSGRSPEDRDMAGEREGSTVKHSLVSQWISDCKSAWREARVRACMLPVIAEI